GCGCGGCCGGTCGACGTCGACGGACGCCGCGCGGGCGACGAGGTCGAGTACCGGGCGCGCGTCGTGGTCGCCGCGGACGGCGTGAGCGCGCGCCTCGCGACCGGCTTGGGCCGCGTCAAGCGCGACGACCGCCCCATGGGCGTCGCGGTGCGCACCTACTTCCGCACGCCGCGGCACGACGACGCCTGGATGGAGTCCCACCTCGAGCTGTGGGCGGGGGAGCCGGGGCGCTCGGACCTCATGCCGGGCTACGGCTGGATCTTCGCGCTGGGCGACGGCACCGCGAACGTCGGGCTGGGCTCCGTGAGCTCGACCGCGGCGGCCACCAAGGTCGACTACAAGGCGCTGTTCGCCGCGTGGATGGCCAACGCGCCCGCCGAGTGGGAGTTCACGCCGAACAACCAGGTGGGCCCGGTGCGGGGCGCCGCGCTGCCGATGGGCTTCAACCGCGGTCCGCTGTACGGCAACGGGCTGCTGCTCGCGGGTGACGCCGCGGGCATGGTGAGCCCGTTCAACGGCGAGGGCATCGCCTACGGCCTGCAGGCGGGGCGCGTCGCCGCGGACGCGATCGCGCAGGGCCTCGCGCGCGGCACGGCCGCGGGCCGCGAGCGTGCGCTCGCGACGTACCAGGGCCGCATGAAGGACGACCTGGGCGGGTACTACACGCTCGGCCGGGTGTTCGTGAAGCTCATCGAGCACCCCGAGGTCATGCGCCTGTGCACGCGCTACGGCCTGCCCCGGCCGCTGCTCATGAAGTTCGTGCTCAAGCTCCTGTCCGACTGCTACGAGCCGCACGGCGGCGACGTGGTGGACCGCACGATCGCGGGCCTGGCCCGCCTGGCCCCGGCGGCGTGACGACGCCGTGACCACTCGAACCTCAGTGCCGAGGAAGGACGCCTGATGAACAACCCGTACGTGCCGCTGCTGTGGCTCATGGGCATCGCCGCGGTCCTCGCGCTCGGCGGCGTCGGTGCGAGCGCGATCCTGGGCCCCAAGCGGTACAACCGCGCCAAGCTCGAGGCGTACGAGTGCGGCATCCAGCCCACGCCGCACGCGATCGGCGGCGGACGGTTCCCGATCAAGTACTACCTGGTGGCGATGACGTTCATCGTGTTCGACATCGAGGTGGTGTTCCTCTACCCGTGGGCCGTGAGCTTCACCGAGCTCGCGCTGTTCGGGTTCGTCGCGATGATGGCGTTCCTGGTGCTCATCACGGTGCCGTTCGTCTACGAGTGGCGGCGCGGGGGCTTCGAGTGGGACTGACGGCGCGGCCGACCGGCACGAGCACGCACGGCACCAGCGGTACGACGACGAGGAGGGCCTGAGATGGGGATCGAGGAAGCACCCTCGGGTTTCCTGCTGACGACGATCGAGGACCTCGTCGGCTACTTCCGCAAGGGTTCGCTGTGGCCGGTCACGTTCGGCCTGGCGTGCTGCGCGATCGAGATGATGTCCGCCGGCGCCCCGCGGTACGACCTGTCGCGCTTCGGCATGGAGGTCTTCCGCGCCTCGCCGCGCCAGGCTGACCTGATGATCGTCGCGGGTCGCGTGAGCCAGAAGATGGCGCCCGTGGTGCGGCAGGTCTACGACCAG
The Cellulomonas gilvus ATCC 13127 DNA segment above includes these coding regions:
- a CDS encoding geranylgeranyl reductase family protein, whose protein sequence is MVVATDDADVIVVGAGPAGAATAYHCARAGLDVLLLEKASFPRDKVCGDGLTPRAVAELVRMAVPIREQDGWIRNKGLRVIGGGHRLELPWPEISSYPSYGLARSRMSLDQLLAEHARAAGAKLHELTNVTGPLRDERTGRVVGVTARPVDVDGRRAGDEVEYRARVVVAADGVSARLATGLGRVKRDDRPMGVAVRTYFRTPRHDDAWMESHLELWAGEPGRSDLMPGYGWIFALGDGTANVGLGSVSSTAAATKVDYKALFAAWMANAPAEWEFTPNNQVGPVRGAALPMGFNRGPLYGNGLLLAGDAAGMVSPFNGEGIAYGLQAGRVAADAIAQGLARGTAAGRERALATYQGRMKDDLGGYYTLGRVFVKLIEHPEVMRLCTRYGLPRPLLMKFVLKLLSDCYEPHGGDVVDRTIAGLARLAPAA
- a CDS encoding NADH-quinone oxidoreductase subunit A, with the translated sequence MNNPYVPLLWLMGIAAVLALGGVGASAILGPKRYNRAKLEAYECGIQPTPHAIGGGRFPIKYYLVAMTFIVFDIEVVFLYPWAVSFTELALFGFVAMMAFLVLITVPFVYEWRRGGFEWD